The Thermodesulfobacteriota bacterium genome has a window encoding:
- a CDS encoding response regulator, with the protein MCTKRILIVEDDETVANLEKAILEGEGFNVEIARDGVEGLEMINHDGYEVIISDFTMPRMMGDEFYLRVKELNQDLAKRIIFVTSAANDFMRSTGNRLLEKPFSNQQLIQTVKDSFESMVNRPESTKIDLLHFFLGAKEATIGKAIKEFSFKTPKVEIIDEKEDLIKAYVTTSEGSDFPVTLSPRAQTCGCRDSFQKGEVCKHVIVLVFHLLRERNN; encoded by the coding sequence ATGTGCACTAAAAGGATTCTCATCGTAGAGGATGACGAAACCGTAGCCAATCTAGAAAAGGCGATTTTAGAGGGAGAGGGATTCAATGTAGAAATCGCCAGAGACGGTGTAGAAGGATTGGAGATGATTAACCACGATGGCTACGAGGTGATAATCTCTGACTTTACAATGCCAAGAATGATGGGAGACGAATTCTATCTCCGGGTAAAAGAACTGAACCAGGACCTGGCCAAAAGAATCATATTCGTCACGTCGGCCGCGAATGATTTCATGAGGTCAACCGGTAATAGATTACTGGAGAAACCTTTCTCAAACCAGCAACTGATTCAGACCGTAAAGGATTCCTTTGAATCCATGGTTAATCGACCGGAATCCACTAAAATCGACCTCTTACATTTTTTCCTCGGTGCTAAGGAGGCGACCATAGGGAAAGCCATAAAGGAATTTTCCTTCAAGACTCCAAAAGTAGAAATAATAGATGAAAAAGAAGACCTAATCAAAGCGTATGTAACCACCAGTGAAGGCAGCGATTTCCCGGTTACACTCTCTCCAAGAGCCCAGACCTGCGGCTGTAGGGATAGCTTTCAGAAGGGTGAGGTGTGTAAGCACGTTATAGTGCTGGTTTTTCACCTACTAAGGGAGAGGAACAACTAA